ATGAAACCAATACGGGATATACAATAAACAATATTTTGGAAATGTATAATATTTGTTTATTATTTGATTCTAAGGTTATGTTGCAGTCATGGAGTGAAGAGTACTATAGGAAATTAACCTCAGTGGCAAATAGTTTCAGACCCATAATAGGAAGATTTTTTTCTGACATTGATTACTTATGTATTAAAACTTTTTATCCTGAAACTAGCATTCACTATAGGGATTCTTTTTGGGATGTGTTTGAGACATATAAAATTTATAAAAATATATCTCCTGAAGAATTTATAAGTTTGTTAGAAATATTTAATGTTCCACTTTATATAATCTTAGAGCATAAGGACATAGTTCAATATTATAATAATGAAATTAGTGATTATATGAAGCAATCTAAGTCTAGTGCTGAGATTTTGATTTCGCATCATCTAGCAAGTAAAGAAAGAAACCATAAGATATACTATATTCCAAGTGCATTACAAACAAATCGGAGAATCAAAATAATAGAAAAGTATATTGATAGAGAAGATGCTAACCCGAATTATTTATTTCTACTTTCTAAATCTCGAGGGACAAAAGAGTTTCCTATTAGTGATAAAATTCGATTAAAGTCAAAAAGACAACATGAAAGAATTGTTGAAAAAAGCTTTGAATCTGGTACAGGATTTTCATTTGGAGCTATTGTGGGCTTTTCTAATAACAAAGAAGAGATTGATGTTTCTTATGAAGATGAATTGAATCCCAAAATTATATATAGTCGTTTATGGTTAGAAGAAAATTTAGATAATCCAACACTACTAAATAATTTCATATATCTTTTTGAATATGTAGATCGTTTTTTCAGATCAACTTTTCCATCAAATAAAAATCACATTGGAAGTCTTGAAAGATTAGTTGGCGTAAAAGGAAATAGAGAGTACGCGATTGGAGCATCCTTTATGCTTAAAGAAATGATATCTAGTATGCAAATTAGAGCATATTATAATGAACTTCATAAATTAGACAAAAGATTGGAAAATATTTTCAAGTGGTTTTTTGAAGAATACCTGAATAAAGAGTTCAAAGCAGAAGGTTTTTCTTTATTAATACCAAGTTCGGAATCATCTTTTTTGGAAAAAATGAGAACAATGTGTTCCGAGTTGGATTCAATTTTAAGACAATTTATGTTTTTTGTTAATAATGGGGAGATAGATATGGAATTATTAGAAATATCAAGAAACTCACCATTAATAGAAGATATTCCAAGTTTTTTTGTAAAAAAATATGGATACATAGTCGATACAGAATTATTAAATATTTCGTACTTATTGTTTTCGGATCAATCCGAACTAGCTTATGTTGAAAGCAAGAAAGATTATAATAATTTTGCAGATTTAATAAAGAATGAGGATATGTTATTTTCGGATTTCTTTGAGTATCAGGTTTTAAGCCTAAACTGGCTAAAAGATAAAAATATTATTCATGAAGATAAATATGGATATATACGTTTTAGAATGGAAATAGTGAGAATTTTAGAGGATTTTTATAATAATGATGTGATATGCTTATCCTATTACAAAAATAGTGATTTATTAGACGAGTTAATCACTAATAAAAAAGTTATATTTGAATCTACACTTTTTTCCAAACCAGAGCAGGATTATTTAAACTATATTCTTAATGACAGGCAATTTGATAATGGACCTGCTATTAGAAATAAGTATTTACATGGTAATAATACTCAACGCATAGAAGAACATGAAAGTGATTATTATCAATTGTTAAAGATTTTTGCTTTAATGGTTATCAAAATTAATGAAGAGTTTTGCTTAAAAGATGATTTGACAAACGATGATAATTTATAAATTTATCTGGTACTGGGACTGGGACGGGACTAAAAATCTGAAAACGTCCTATAATTAGGTAGATTTAGTGATACTACAAAAAATAGAATCCAGTATTTTGAATGGTTTGGGATATATTGGACGTTTGGAAAAGAAGAATGGGAATAATAGTTCCAAGTGGTTTACATTTGGACAAAAAAAGACCGTAGTTTTTAGACTGCGGTCTTTTGCGTAGATATTACGATGATTGATTTATTTTGACATCTCCAACGGCTACTTTCAAATGTAACAAATAATATAAACCAGATTGCAAAAGCCACTAATACAAGTGGTGTCATTTACAAGAAAGATATTGATTACTTGAGAGAAGAAATAGAAAAATTATCTACTTCATATTTTGAAATTTCTAAACCATCTTTTAAAAATTCGATAGGATCTTCTATCAGATTTAAGATTATCAATCATAATAATGATTCAACTGCTTTTGCAACTTCATGCATGCTTTCAGTTGGTTCAAAACGAGAAACTACATTTCCATCACGATCTACTAAAAACTTTGTAAAATTCCATTTGATATCTGGATTATTTTTATAATCTTTATCAATCTTTTTTAACATTACTGACATCATCAATGCTTTTGGTCCTTTTCCAAATCCAGAAAATCCTTTTTGGCTTTTTAAATACTCAAATAATGGTAAAGCATCATCACCATTTACATTGGATTTAGCCATTTGTGGGAACTTTGTACCATACTTTAGCGTGCAAAAATTAGTTATTTCTTCATCAGTTCCAGGTGTTTGACCTGCAAATTGATTACAAGGGATATCTATTATTTCAAATCCTTGGTAATGATATTTTTCAAATATTTCTTCTAATTTTTTATATTGAGGAGTAAACCCGCAACCTGTTGCTGTGTTTACTATCAATAATACTTTTCCTTTGAATTGATTTAAAGAAATATCTTCACCCTTTTGGTTTTTAACGCTATAATTATAAATTTCTGTCATATTAACCCTCCTTAAAAATTAATTTAAATATCGATTGCTTGATTAAAAACAATTAGACTATTTTTTCATTTGCTTGCATAATATTACATTTTTATATTTTGCACAAGTGCATTGGCAAAATATATTTTGTTTTTGTAATTATTTTTGAATTTTCTTTACTCTTCTCAGACTATATGTGCTATTTTGTTTTGATATCTTAATAATTTAGTTGCTAATATAATAGATAATGAAGATTCTACAAGAGAAATTAGACTAAGCACTCCGATATGCCGGAGAGCAAGATGCCTAAAAATATCCATTTCAAGAGTTAGATAGGTCATTAAGAATATTTGTCTAGCAAAATGTAGAATGTTTTGTACAGCTAGGAAAAACTTACAAAAAACAAGACCGTAGTTAAAAGCTGCGGTCTTGTTGCAATTAGAATACCTCAGATGATTTATTGTAATAAACATAGAAGAAAACCAAAATTTGTTTTGCTTAATATGGCCGGATGGACTTATTAACGCGCAAGCTTTTGAGTACTGCCATGCAAATAGAGATCAAACTTACTCCCAAAACAAGGTGACCGATACCGGCGAATCCGGCGATGATCGAGTCGGCATATACTGTATGTCCATGCGCGGCAACTTGATATATCCCTCTCAAAAGGATCGAGGCGATGAAATAGGCAAGACCTAAAATATAAACAACGTAAGACTTTTTGATATATTTTACATCTAATTTTTCAATTGTGGCCAAGAGGTAGAGGAGTAAAAAGATCACGAAACCCAAGATCAACATATGAGGATGCCCCAAAACCAATTTATTTGTGGATTGATAAGAAAACAGTTTGGTAAATTCACGATAAAAAACCCCCAAAATAAGAGCTAATTCAAGGCAGGTAAGCGAGGCTTTCAAAAAACTGTAGCGGCTGAAATTTCCGGTCTCTTCTTTGTACAGCCCGAAAATAAGAAGAATGTAGCAAACGGTTTTCGGCATCATAAAAGCACCAAAAATAGGAATAAACGGTACGAATAGAACAACGAGAGCGTAAAACAAGAAACTGCCGCCGATGAAAAGACTGCTTTGACGCAATGTAGGTAAACTTTGTTCTTGTTGCATCCAAACGATCAAAGCGATCCCCATGAGCAGAAAAGGTGCATTCCGTAACAGAGCCATGTAATACGGACTTTCGCCGCCCCAGTTATTGTTTGGCAACAAGACGAACAATATGCGCAAGGCAAACAGGGCAAAGAATATATAGCGGCGCATCGGGGTAATCTTGCCACCTTTTTCCTGATAATAAAACAAAAACAGTAGGTAAAATACACTCATTGTTAAGCCGGTAATCATTTGTCCATAAGAAAGGTAATAGGTATAAGCCGCCAAACCGCCCGGTGATAAGTGAGCATACACGCGAGGTAGAAGATGGCAGGCATCACCTGCTGCTAATAAAATTGCCATTGCGGCCAACAACTTGCGACTTTTACCTTTTTCCAATAGAGTACGCAATCCCATCCCGAACATTAAGGACAGATAAATTAAATCGAAATAGACCTCAAACAATTTAAACATAATTTATTCCTCCCATAATAAAATTAACTAATTCCTCATACTCTTTGAGAAATGTAGCTTTTCCCCACTCATTGTTGAATAATTTTTGGATTAGGTGATGCACCAAAGCCCCGATGATGCTCAGCTTCTTATCCGACATCAACTTTAAGTACTCTTCATTGCGGGGGAATTGGGCAAGATAGGCTTGACGGTCGCGCTCCAACCGTGCATTCCAAGTTAGATAGCGGTTGCGAAATAGTTTATAATTTTCTGGTTTATATATTTCTTTCGCCAAAAATTGCCCGTATTCCAATAGAGCCTGTCTTAAATTATTTGACTTAGCAGTATATATTTTTAAAAATTCCAGGTGAATAAAATCGAATTTTAAATCTAGAATGTAGAAATAAGCTTCTTCTAGACTGAAAAAATATTGGTAAAAACTTCCACGTGGGATTTCCAAGGCCTCAACAATATCTTTTACGGTGGCTTCCGACATTGTTTTAGCTTCAAACTCTTTAATTAAGGATTGGACGATTTGAGCTTTTTTGTCTTCTTTTAGGTTGAAAAAAGTAGTTTTAGGCATCTTCGCGTGAACTCCTTGTTGTGGCATTGTTAAATGACACAGTGTCATTTCCGGCTTAATATACCTCGATCGGTCGTATTTGTCAAACCACCTT
This is a stretch of genomic DNA from Mageeibacillus indolicus UPII9-5. It encodes these proteins:
- a CDS encoding glutathione peroxidase, encoding MTEIYNYSVKNQKGEDISLNQFKGKVLLIVNTATGCGFTPQYKKLEEIFEKYHYQGFEIIDIPCNQFAGQTPGTDEEITNFCTLKYGTKFPQMAKSNVNGDDALPLFEYLKSQKGFSGFGKGPKALMMSVMLKKIDKDYKNNPDIKWNFTKFLVDRDGNVVSRFEPTESMHEVAKAVESLL
- a CDS encoding DUF2871 domain-containing protein, which gives rise to MFKLFEVYFDLIYLSLMFGMGLRTLLEKGKSRKLLAAMAILLAAGDACHLLPRVYAHLSPGGLAAYTYYLSYGQMITGLTMSVFYLLFLFYYQEKGGKITPMRRYIFFALFALRILFVLLPNNNWGGESPYYMALLRNAPFLLMGIALIVWMQQEQSLPTLRQSSLFIGGSFLFYALVVLFVPFIPIFGAFMMPKTVCYILLIFGLYKEETGNFSRYSFLKASLTCLELALILGVFYREFTKLFSYQSTNKLVLGHPHMLILGFVIFLLLYLLATIEKLDVKYIKKSYVVYILGLAYFIASILLRGIYQVAAHGHTVYADSIIAGFAGIGHLVLGVSLISICMAVLKSLRVNKSIRPY
- a CDS encoding TetR/AcrR family transcriptional regulator, whose translation is MPKTTFFNLKEDKKAQIVQSLIKEFEAKTMSEATVKDIVEALEIPRGSFYQYFFSLEEAYFYILDLKFDFIHLEFLKIYTAKSNNLRQALLEYGQFLAKEIYKPENYKLFRNRYLTWNARLERDRQAYLAQFPRNEEYLKLMSDKKLSIIGALVHHLIQKLFNNEWGKATFLKEYEELVNFIMGGINYV